GACAAACCCATAAATTTTGTTGTAATAAAAGACTGAATTTGTTTCTCCTAATCCATCAATTTTCGTATTTGCGGTAATTTTGATACAATTTATAATATCGTCATTATATTTAAAATTTATAGAACCGTCTACAGTGTAATTGCTTACAGAGGTTTTAAATCCATTCCAGGTTTTCCACTTTATACTACTAAAATTATCTCCAAAGGTCACTTTATATTGCCAAGTGTCTACATCACCTCTGTAAAATGGAAATGCATTTAGCTCAAGTATCTTAAAATTATCAGATCGGGGAGGGTGTATGTAATAGGAATTATCGGATTTTCGCAGACCTGTATTTTCATAATGAGAATAATGTATTAGACCATTTTCTTTCTTTTCGTATTTCTTGTCGCAATCTACCAAATTATCACAATAATCATAAAACATTATTTTTTGATCAGTTCTTGAATCTAAAATGTTTGTTGATTCAAATCGTAAAATTTTTTTTGTGCTAATGCTGCTGTCAGCTTTAATAGAATAAAACAGAACTAGACTTGTATTATCCTTATTTTGTGATAAGAGAATAGACGAGGTATTAAATAACAATAGAAGAAAGAATATATTCCTCCTTCTATTATTGTGTGTTGAATTTTTCATCAAAATACAAAAATTAATCCCAATCTGGATATTCAACTCCGCTTCCTTGTGTCCAGGTTCCTGTACTAGTGTCTAATGTGCCACTGCATCTGCCTGTACATGTCCATGTAGTAGCCACTGCGATCGGGTGATTATTAGCAGCAGCGCCTATACCTCCAATTATTAACGCGAGATTAATCTTGCTCAATTTTTTCAAAGATGAAATTTTTGCTACCTTTTTTTCTTTTTTTGTTTTCATTATTAGGTGAATTTAAGGCGTAGATGTAATAAAAATATTCAGATGCTACAAATATAAATATTCGTAAATATTTTAATACTGTATTTGATTTGTAAATATTTGATTCCGCGTGTTTTGTATTTTATTTAATCGAAGTTTTATCTTGAAAAATTCAAGATAACCATGAGCTATTTTTGTATATTTAGTTGTTAAAAAGATTTCAATCTTATTTAAGGATTCGGTTTCCAATCCACCACCGCTCTGATAAACGCTTCTGCATTTTCCAAAGGAATATTAGGTAAAATTCCGTGTCCTAAATTGGCAATATATCGGTCTTTTCCAAAACGGTTAATCATTTCAGTCACCATTTTCTTGATCGTTTCTGGTGTAGAATGCAACCTTGCAGGATCAAAATTTCCCTGAAGCGTCATGGTGTGATTCGTCAGCGTTCTTGCGAATTCCGGCTTGATCGTCCAGTCAACACCTAAAGCTGAAACCGGAGACTGTACCATGTCTTCCAACGCAAACCAACATCCTTTTCCGAAAACAACAACGTGCGTTAACGGACTTAAAGCTTCAACAATCTGGTTGATGTATTTCCAAGAGAATTCCTGATAATCAGCTGGAGAAAGCATTCCGCCCCAAGAATCGAAAACCTGAACGGCAGAAACGCCTTTTTCAACTTTTCTCTTCAAATAAGCAATCGTAGTATCTGTAATTTTCTGCAATAACAAATGCGCTGCTTCCGGTTGTTGGAAACAGAAAGATTTAGCAATATCAAAAGCCTTGCTTCCTTTTCCTTCTACGCAATAGCAAAGAATCGTCCAAGGTGAACCTGCAAAACCGATCAATGGAATTTCGTTGTCTAATTTCTGTAAAGTCAGTTCAATCGCATCAAAAACGTATCCTAAAGTATCATTCACATCCGGAACAACTACATTCTGCACATCTTCCATTGTTCTGATCGGATTATCCAACCACGGACCCACGTTTTCCTTCATCTTAAAATCAATCCCCATCGCTTGCGGAACTACCAAAATATCAGAGAACAAAATCGCAGCATCCAAAGGATATCTTCTGATGGGTTGTACCGTGATTTCGGAAGCCAATTCCGGAGTCTGACATCTTGTGAAGAAATCATATTTATCGCGCAGCGCAATGAATTCCGGCAAATATCTTCCGGCTTGTCTCATCATCCAAACGGGTGGTCTTTCTACGGTTTCTCCGCGAAGTGCTTTTAAATACAGGTCGTTTTTAATCATAATTTATTAGACTAATATTGCCACGAATGACAATTAAAATATATCAATTTTTGTTTACAATTTCCCTTTTTATTACATCCAAAACGGAAATCAAATTGTTTCCTTCTGAAGTAAAAATAGGTTTTGAAGTATGCTTTCTCAGCTCTCGGGAAGTAGTTTCTCCAATCGAAAAAAGCATAATATCCTGCAGGGAATTTTGTTTTGCAAAACTACGAACTCCGCTCGGACTAAAAAATACAGCAGCATGATATTTTTCAGTTATTATAGGATTGGTTTCTTCGGTATTGTAAACGGTAACTTTTTTATATTGAATGTTTTGCAACGGAAGATCATTATCCAGCACATTAATGGCTAAGTTTCCGCAAAAGTGAATAAAGCTTTCGTGCTGGCAGTTTCCGATGATAAATCCCGAAAGCGTTTCAGCGTTTTTTAATACTTTAAAAGTTCCGAAGCCGTGTTTTCTGAGTTCACGTTTTGTTTTTTCGCCAACGCAATAGATTTTATTGTAATTTTTTGCCGTAAAATCTTCATTGGGTTGAAATCCGTTTTTGAAAAAAGAAATAATTCCATTTACGCTGGTGAATATGAGAGAATGGTTCTTCAGATCAAAAGAATTTACTTGTATAGGAGTGGTTTTAATTACCTCAACACAATCAACCGAAACTTCTTCTCCCAAAGATTTAGAGATAACAGTTTGGTCTATATTTTTGGTAAATAAAATCTTCATTATGGTTGGTCTTTTAAATGTAAATCGGAGACTAAAAGTCTTACTTTATTCATAAAATCTTTTCCGGGGTCTTCTTTTATGGTGAAATAATTAGGATCTGTCTCTTTCCAAAGCTTGGAATTTCTGAAAGCTCCGTATTCCGAATGCCCGATGAGATATTCTATATTGTATTTCTTGGTTAAATATCTTACCAATTGTGCATTGGCAGTAACTTGCTGTTCGGTAAGCGGTTGTTTTTTGCTTCCGATGTTTTCAATCCCGATGGCGCAATAATTTAAACCAATGGTATGTCTCGCAAACATGTTGGGTTCCATCATCTGATAAATCGTTCCGTCTCTGTCTATAATATATTGTGAGGAAACATTCAGTGTACTTTGCTTTTTCAAAGTATTTCTGGCGCTTTCCAGATGGGTTTTATTAAAGTATTTAAAATTAGTTTCCACCGTTCCGCCTGCTGTATAATGAAGAACAATCATTTTTGGCGAAATGGTTGCTGTATTTTGGGTAATATTATAATGAGATTTAAGATAGTCAATACTTAAATTTGCCCTTTCAGCAGAATAATTTATTGGCTTTTTAATAATTTCAGGGTCACCTTTCTGAGCGTATGTAAAACCTACGATCGATAACAACAAAAAGCAAATAATAGTCTTCATTCTTTTATTTAGGATATTGATAATGTCCGGTGATGGTGAATTTGAAAAGGCAATCTTCAATCACTTGTCCGGCACCGATATTATGTACAATTAAATATCTTTTCCCGTCCGCCGATTTCTTATTCACCACAATTCCGATATGCGTTAAATTTCCGGGTAAAAGCCAGGTTACGATGTCTCCGGGAACATAAAGTTCCGGTTTTGTTTCTGTAGGCTTCGATTTCCCGAATTTAGCAAAGAAAACTCTCAGGTTCGGAACTCGGCGGTGGTCAATATTGGTATCTGGTGTTTTCAGTCCCCATTTTTTCGGATAAGATGAAAAGTTTTTCTTCATATCTTCATGTACTTCCTTTTGAAGATCGATTCCTAATTTTCGATACGCCCGAATCACCACGTCAGTGCAAACGCCTTTATCTGAAGGAACATCTCCATTCGGATAATTAATGACGAAATAAGCGGGATCATAAGTTACCCTGTCTTTCGTTAAGCTTAAAGCTGCTGAAGACAATTTCTGAGCAAACTGATTTTGTGCTTTAGCGGTAAAAGCACAACATATAATGATAAGGATAGTGAAATACTTTCTCATTACGCGCGAAATTTAGGATTAATTAAATCTGACTCTTAATCTCGGCCATCAGCTCCTTCCCACCATTTTCAAGAACTATGTTTGCGAACTTTTTCCCGAAATTTTCTTCTTCATTATAAACGAAACTTTCATCGGTCGCGATGCAGTTTTTGCCGTCCAATGAGCAAAGTGCCGCCTTGAAGCGGATCTGATCTTCAAAGATCTCAGCAAAAGCCCCGATAGGTGCTGTACAGCCTCCTTCCAGTGTATTCAGGAAGGTTCTCTCCATTTCTACACAGATTTGGGTCGGTTGATGATTGATTGAACTAAGAATCTCG
The sequence above is a segment of the Chryseobacterium sp. MYb264 genome. Coding sequences within it:
- the hemE gene encoding uroporphyrinogen decarboxylase, coding for MIKNDLYLKALRGETVERPPVWMMRQAGRYLPEFIALRDKYDFFTRCQTPELASEITVQPIRRYPLDAAILFSDILVVPQAMGIDFKMKENVGPWLDNPIRTMEDVQNVVVPDVNDTLGYVFDAIELTLQKLDNEIPLIGFAGSPWTILCYCVEGKGSKAFDIAKSFCFQQPEAAHLLLQKITDTTIAYLKRKVEKGVSAVQVFDSWGGMLSPADYQEFSWKYINQIVEALSPLTHVVVFGKGCWFALEDMVQSPVSALGVDWTIKPEFARTLTNHTMTLQGNFDPARLHSTPETIKKMVTEMINRFGKDRYIANLGHGILPNIPLENAEAFIRAVVDWKPNP
- a CDS encoding uroporphyrinogen-III synthase, encoding MKILFTKNIDQTVISKSLGEEVSVDCVEVIKTTPIQVNSFDLKNHSLIFTSVNGIISFFKNGFQPNEDFTAKNYNKIYCVGEKTKRELRKHGFGTFKVLKNAETLSGFIIGNCQHESFIHFCGNLAINVLDNDLPLQNIQYKKVTVYNTEETNPIITEKYHAAVFFSPSGVRSFAKQNSLQDIMLFSIGETTSRELRKHTSKPIFTSEGNNLISVLDVIKREIVNKN
- a CDS encoding peptidoglycan recognition protein family protein translates to MKTIICFLLLSIVGFTYAQKGDPEIIKKPINYSAERANLSIDYLKSHYNITQNTATISPKMIVLHYTAGGTVETNFKYFNKTHLESARNTLKKQSTLNVSSQYIIDRDGTIYQMMEPNMFARHTIGLNYCAIGIENIGSKKQPLTEQQVTANAQLVRYLTKKYNIEYLIGHSEYGAFRNSKLWKETDPNYFTIKEDPGKDFMNKVRLLVSDLHLKDQP
- a CDS encoding DUF1287 domain-containing protein, whose translation is MRKYFTILIIICCAFTAKAQNQFAQKLSSAALSLTKDRVTYDPAYFVINYPNGDVPSDKGVCTDVVIRAYRKLGIDLQKEVHEDMKKNFSSYPKKWGLKTPDTNIDHRRVPNLRVFFAKFGKSKPTETKPELYVPGDIVTWLLPGNLTHIGIVVNKKSADGKRYLIVHNIGAGQVIEDCLFKFTITGHYQYPK